From the genome of Argentina anserina chromosome 4, drPotAnse1.1, whole genome shotgun sequence, one region includes:
- the LOC126790479 gene encoding histidine kinase 4, whose translation MGGNLKMQSHHSVAVRLNEQMGAKKGFTFIQAFRAWFPKLLMLWILVMAYLSFSIYNSMDADNKVRRVEVLSSMCDQRARMLQDQFNVSVNHVHALAILVSTFHYLRNPSAIDQETFAEYTARTAFERPLLSGVAYAQRVVNSERESFESQNGWTIKTMEREPSPIRDEYAPVIFSQETVSYIESIDMMSGEEDRENILRARATGKAVLTSPFRLLGSHHLGVVLTFPVYKSKLPPNPTAEERIKAASGYLGGAFDVESLVENLLGQLAGNQAIMVYVYDVTNSSDPLIMYGHQYQQDGDMSLLHESKLDFGDPFRKHQMICRYHHRAPTSWTAINTAFLFFVIGLLVGYILYGAAMHIVKVEDDFREMEELKVRAEAADVAKSQFLATVSHEIRTPMNGILGMLALLLDTSLSGTQRDYAQTAQACGKALIALINEVLDRAKIEAGRLELEQVPFGIRSILDDVLSLFSEKSRNMGIELAVFVSDKVPEIFIGDPGRFRQIITNLVGNSIKFTEQGHIFVKVHLAEPSKAMVNGKLMTCLNGGSDEGVQASDGRQFKTLSGCEAADDQNSWDNFKHLIANYEHRTDVTSNVAAYSGASDQVTLMVSVEDTGIGIPLCAQERVFMPFMQADSSTSRHYGGTGIGLSISKCLVELMGGQINFTSRPHVGSTFSFTANFGRCKENAVSDLKTPKLEDLPSNFRGLRAILVDGKLVRAAVTQYHLKRLGILVEVVSSIKKGVAFCGRNGSATSGNIAPPDIILVEKDAWNSGEECDLNKQQLEWKQNGNIYTLPKMILLATNFGKGEFEQAKAAGFADTAIMKPLRASMVAACLQQVLGIGKKTQRGKELPNGSNFLQSLLSGKKILVVDDNMVNRRVAAGALKKFRADVVCVDSGKAALDLLQIPHNFDACFMDIQMPEMDGFEATRRIRQMERKANGDINGGLEGVARKGEWHVPVLAMTADVIHATYDECVKCGMDGYVSKPFEEENLYQAVAKFFKSKPDS comes from the exons ATGGGTGGGAATTTGAAGATGCAGAGCCATCACTCTGTGGCTGTGAGGTTGAATGAGCAAATGGGGGCCAAAAAGGGATTCACTTTTATACAGGCCTTCAGAGCTTGGTTTCCAAAGCTTTTGATGCTTTGGATTCTGGTAATGGCTTATTTGAGCTTCTCCATTTACAATTCCATGGATGCTGATAACAAAGTGAGAAGGGTGGAAGTGCTTAGTAGCATGTGTGATCAGAGAGCCAGAATGTTGCAAGATCAGTTTAATGTTAGTGTCAATCATGTGCATGCCCTTGCGATCCTTGTTTCTACATTTCATTATCTCAGGAACCCATCAGCAATTGATCAG GAAACTTTTGCAGAATATACTGCCAGAACTGCCTTTGAGAGGCCTCTATTAAGTGGGGTGGCATATGCACAAAGAGTTGTTAATTCGGAGAGGGAAAGTTTTGAAAGTCAAAATGGCTGGACCATAAAGACGATGGAGAGGGAGCCTTCACCCATCCGAGATGAGTATGCACCAGTAATTTTCTCGCAGGAAACTGTCTCTTACATTGAGTCGATTGACATGATGTCTGGGGAG GAGGACAGAGAAAACATTTTAAGGGCTAGAGCTACTGGAAAAGCTGTTCTGACCAGTCCATTCAGGCTGCTGGGTTCACATCATCTTGGTGTTGTGTTGACGTTCCCTGTATACAAATCCAAGCTCCCTCCAAACCCAACTGCGGAGGAGCGCATAAAAGCAGCTTCCGG GTACCTTGGTGGAGCCTTTGATGTTGAGTCCCTTGTAGAGAACTTACTTGGGCAACTTGCTGGGAATCAGGCCATTATGGTTTATGTATATGATGTCACAAACTCATCTGATCCTCTAATCATGTATGGTCACCAATATCAGCAAGACGGTGACATGTCTCTTCTGCATGAAAGCAAGCTTGATTTTGGTGATCCATTCAGAAAGCATCAGATGATATGTAG ATATCATCACAGGGCACCAACATCCTGGACAGCAATTAATACTGCATTTTTATTCTTTGTGATTGGGTTGTTAGTTGGCTATATCTTATATGGAGCTGCGATGCACATTGTCAAAGTCGAGGACGATTTCCGTGAAATGGAAGAATTGAAAGTTCGTGCAGAAGCTGCTGATGTTGCCAAGTCCCAG TTTCTTGCTACTGTTTCCCATGAAATACGAACACCCATGAATGGAATACTTG GAATGCTTGCCTTGCTTTTAGATACATCACTAAGTGGAACCCAGAGGGATTATGCTCAAACTGCCCAGGCCTGTGGAAAGGCACTTATAGCATTAATAAATGAGGTGCTTGACAGGGCAAAAATTGAAGCTGGACGATTGGAGCTGGAACAAGTTCCATTTGGCATTCGATCTATACTGGATGATGTCCTCTCTTTATTTTCTGAAAAGTCTAGAAATATGGGTATAGAG CTTGCAGTATTTGTTTCTGATAAAGTTCCAGAAATTTTTATCGGTGATCCTGGGAGATTCAGACAAATCATTACAAATCTTGTGGGCAACTCTATTAAA TTCACTGAACAAGGACATATATTTGTCAAGGTCCATCTAGCTGAGCCCTCCAAGGCCATGGTTAATGGGAAACTGATGACTTGCTTGAACGGAGGGTCAGATGAAGGTGTACAAGCATCTGATGGTCGTCAGTTTAAGACATTAAGTGGATGTGAAGCAGCTGATGATCAGAATAGTTGGGATAATTTTAAGCATCTAATTGCTAATTACGAACACAGAACTGATGTTACAAGTAATGTTGCAGCTTATAGTGGGGCTTCAGATCAAGTCACTTTGATGGTCTCTGTCGAAGATACAGGAATTGGTATACCATTATGTGCCCAAGAACGAGTTTTTATGCCCTTTATGCAGGCAGACAGTTCAACCTCTAGACATTATGGAGGTACTGGTATTGGTTTGAGCATCAGTAAGTGTCTAGTTGAACTGATGGGTGGTCAGATAAACTTTACCAGTCGACCTCATGTTGGGAGCACATTTTCGTTCACAGCTAATTTTGGGAGGTGCAAAGAAAATGCAGTTAGTGACTTGAAAACACCTAAGTTGGAAGATCTACCTTCTAACTTTAGAGGGTTGAGAGCAATACTAGTTGATGGGAAACTTGTGAGAGCTGCTGTAACACAATACCACCTGAAGAGACTTGGGATATTGGTTGAAGTTGTAAGTAGCATCAAGAAGGGTGTTGCTTTTTGTGGAAGAAATGGTTCTGCGACATCCGG AAATATTGCCCCTCCAGATATAATTTTAGTAGAAAAGGATGCATGGAATTCTGGTGAAGAATGTGATCTTAACAAGCAGCAATTGGAATGGAAACAGAATGGGAATATATATACGCTACCGAAGATGATCCTTCTTGCGACCAATTTTGGTAAAGGTGAATTCGAGCAGGCAAAGGCAGCAGGTTTTGCAGATACCGCAATTATGAAACCTTTGAGGGCTAGTATGGTAGCCGCATGTCTTCAACAGGTGCTTGGCATAGGGAAGAAGACACAACGAGGGAAGGAACTACCTAATGGATCTAATTTCCTACAAAGTTTGCTCTCTGGTAAAAAAATCTTGGTTGTTGATGACAATATGGTAAACAGAAGAGTTGCTGCAGGTGCATTAAAGAAGTTTAGAGCTGATGTAGTGTGTGTTGACAGTGGCAAAGCTGCATTGGATTTGCTTCAAATACCACACAATTTTGATGCTTGTTTCATGGATATTCAAATGCCTGAAATGGATGG CTTTGAGGCAACTCGTAGGATTCGGCAGATGGAGAGGAAGGCAAATGGGGACATAAATGGGGGACTGGAAGGAGTTGCGAGAAAGGGTGAGTGGCATGTGCCAGTATTAGCTATGACCGCCGATGTTATTCATGCTACTTATGATGAGTGCGTTAAATGTGGTATGGATGGATATGTCTCAAAGCCATTTGAGGAAGAGAATCTGTATCAAGCCGTGGCGAAGTTCTTCAAATCTAAACCAGACTCTTAG
- the LOC126792486 gene encoding uncharacterized protein LOC126792486, which yields MDFMDMVSSSHPLPYQGSSHVQATNVGNRSTNIFQGERRRSTSSSQATLQQPHILNENQEHTRVRALDVQRQRRTNYQRERRQALSSSQRVELLAQRRANYHMRRQSRNICAEDTTRTNQMETIAGQEQGNQSNHQSTTLSRREIQRQRRRISQRASQRISRASMNRTQRDEYLARRRAHYHGQQVQQHDTNIMGQTSNNEDNTREPIRMRLRHIRQLARSDMSQIPNHVIFENSTNNSNAIVVNEGTSDNQIPQDHGFPRVRLGARRRGPHNCARNFHESIGVTKLHLPEPTTCPHCYARLFHHESKDMCCKNGRTILPPIQSPLEMIELFSANTPQGSHFRQNVRAYNHVFAFTSMGVHVDQNLATGGGTFTFRAQGYVYHKIGSLIPDGDNRPRFLQLYIYDTDHEVDNRMLENEALHRDVVERIQQMLHAHNPFVQTFHHLAERQDLQNCRLIIREQAANQRQYTLPSASQVAAIIVGEDENETLRGRNIMVKTRQGQLLNISDCAGYYDPLQYPLLLPYGTYGWDVNSRNNNGRKLTCRDFYAYILQIRQHDESVLLRGGRLLQQYVVDNYIKIETHKLRWIRSNQTKLRRELYNGLQDSLNAGENNAGNIGRTTVLPSSFIGSPRDMNQRYQDAMALVQKYGKPDIFLTMTCNPNWEEIRAELLPGQISQDRPDLTTRVFRAKFEELKNDVIKRAVLGTVVAYVYVIEFQKRGLPHVHMLLMLSEDDKLNNPDDYDRVVRAEVPNQDDEPELYTAVLGHMIHGPCGPLNRRSPCMKRGTCKRGYPKPFSDCTVQGNDSYPVYRRRDNQLHMRYDLNENPTVDNRWVIPYNPWLLKKYDCHINVEVCCSIKSVKYLYKYVYKGPDRVTFQVRPEDSQDEIRNFVDARWVCAPEALWRIFKFLMNRIYPSVQRLQIHLPDGHSVVFDPNETITDILENARNSMTMLTEFFTKNLYYEAARQYLYREFPERFTWDGGNKAWEARGTNQKVIGRIYTVSPTEGEKFYLRVLLNHVRGSISFEDLRTVDGILQPTFKKAAERRGLLEDDDSIRQCLREASNIRMPSSLRRLFVTILVFCDPHGIRSLWHEFYPFMIEDYPSSSTTWNAPMTNKLLKDLNRLLVQYSKSVSNYDLPEVTEDGEEELALPGMIEDEMSVIIPQEDHDAVHQLNEDQALAFNSIKTVIEGCENAIFFVDGPGGTGKTYLYRALLANLRSNHHIVLATATSGIAATILPGGRTAHSRFNIPLKLYADSRCNISKQSDLAKLIRRSSAVILDEAPMLNRFAFEALDKTFKDITDSDLSFGGKVMIFGGDFRQVLPVVPKGTRCQLVEASLVKASFWKDVKILRLRHNMRSINDPEFSDFLLQVGNGETQTMLEDMIQLPAPMVIPWEGEESINQLINEVFPDLDSHVNDPSYMVERAIITPKNDDVDVLNEMIIQRVSGPQRTLYSFDSVEDDTRNLYQQEFLNSISPSGMPPHQLTIKKGAPLMLLRNIDPNMGLCNGTRLTCRGLYNNLIDVEIIAGQFAGTRVFLPRIALKSREDSGLPFVLIRKQFPVKLSFALTINKSQGQTIPNVGIYLPDHVFSHGQLYVALSRGVSKATTKILVRKGSLEGEEGVFTANVVYKEILLPSG from the exons ATGG attttatggATATGGTTTCTTCATCACATCCTCTGCCATACCAG GGATCATCCCATGTTCAAGCAACCAATGTAGGGAATCGAAGTACAAATATATTCCAAGGAGAGAGGAGACGATCAACGAGTTCTTCACAAGCTACATTACAACAACCTCACATACTGAATGAAAATCAg GAACACACCCGCGTTCGTGCTCTAGATGTACAAAGACAGCGGAGAACTAATTATCAAAGAGAGAGGCGACAAGCATTGAGCTCTTCACAACGGGTGGAACTTTTAGCTCAAAGACGTGCTAATTACCACATGCGGAGGCAGTCGCGAAATATATGTGCGGAGGACACAACCAGGACAAACCAAATGGAAACAATTGCCG GTCAAGAACAGGGAAATCAGTCTAACCATCAAAGCACAACACTTTCAAGAAGAGAGATTCAGAGACAGCGGCGTCGAATAAGTCAACGAGCAAGTCAAAGAATTAGTAGAGCCTCAATGAATCGAACACAACGAGATGAATATCTAGCAAGACGACGAGCTCATTATCATGGTCAACAAGTCCAACAACATGATACAAATATTATGGGGCAAACTTCAAATAATGAGGATAACACCCGAGAGCCAATTAGAATGCGCTTAAGGCATATACGCCAACTGGCACGGTCAGATATGTCGCAAATACCAAATCATGTGATTTTTGAAAACTCTACGAACAATAGCAATGCCATTGTTGTGAATGAAG GAACCTCTGATAACCAAATCCCTCAAGACCATGGTTTTCCCCGTGTACGTCTTGGAGCTAGACGTCGGGGACCTCATAATTGTGCCCGAAATTTTCATGAGAGCATTGGAGTTACAAAACTGCACTTGCCAGAACCAACGACATGTCCACATTGTTATGCTCGCCTATTCCATCACGAAAGTAAAGACATGTGTTGCAAAAATGGTCGTACTATCCTTCCTCCGATACAATCTCCTCTAGAAATGATCGAGCTATTCTCTGCTAATACTCCACAAGGGTCACATTTTAGGCAAAATGTGAGGGCCTATAACCATGTATTTGCATTCACGTCCATGGGTGTACACGTCGATCAAAATCTAGCGACAGGTGGTGGGACTTTCACATTTCGTGCTCAAGGATATGTTTATCATAAGATAGGAAGTCTTATACCTGATGGGGATAATCGACCGAGATTTCTACAATTGTACATATACGACACAGACCACGAAGTGGACAATCGTATGCTAGAAAATGAAGCATTGCATAGAGATGTGGTTGAGAGGATACAACAAATGTTGCACGCCCATAATCCATTTGTGCAAACATTTCATCACTTGGCTGAACGTCAAGATTTGCAAAATTGCAGACTTATTATCAGAGAGCAAGCTGCAAATCAACGCCAGTATACATTGCCTTCGGCTTCCCAAGTTGCTGCAATAATTGTGGGAGAGGATGAAAATGAAACTCTTAGGGGTCGCAATATCATGGTGAAAACAAGACAAGGTCAACTACTAAATATCTCAGATTGTGCTGGTTACTATGATCCCTTACAATATCCATTACTACTTCCATATGGTACATACGGATGGGACGTGAATAGTCGAAATAATAATGGCCGGAAACTGACATGTCGTGACTTTTACGCCTACATTTTacag ATACGTCAACATGATGAATCAGTTTTACTGCGAGGTGGTCGTCTGTTACAACAATACGTTGTTGACAATTATATCAAGATTGAAACTCATAAATTAAGATGGATCCGTTCCAATCAGACTAAATTACGACGAGAGTTGTATAATGGACTACAAGACTCGCTGAACGCTGGAGAAAATAATGCAG GTAACATTGGTCGTACGACCGTCTTGCCATCATCGTTTATTGGAAGCCCACGTGATATGAACCAGAGATATCAAGATGCAATGGCTTTGGTTCAAAAATATGGTAAACCAGACATATTTCTCACAATGACATGCAATCCAAATTGGGAAGAAATAAGAGCTGAGTTATTACCGGGTCAAATATCACAAGATCGTCCAGATTTGACCACACGAGTATTTCGTGCCAAATTTGAAGAGTTAAAGAATGATGTAATCAAGAGAGCAGTCTTGGGTACGGTGGTTGCATATGTATATGTCATCGAATTCCAGAAACGTGGTCTCCCACATGTTCATATGCTTCTTATGCTAAGTGAAGATGATAAGTTGAACAACCCTGATGATTATGACCGTGTTGTCCGTGCTGAAGTACCAAATCAAGACGATGAGCCAGAGTTGTATACTGCAGTGTTGGGACACATGATACATGGTCCATGTGGACCACTAAATCGCAGGTCCCCCTGTATGAAGCGTGGGACTTGCAAACGGGGTTATCCGAAGCCTTTTTCAGACTGCACCGTTCAAGGCAATGATTCTTACCCTGTGTATCGTAGGCGAGACAATCAACTTCACATGCGGTATGATCTTAATGAGAATCCAACAGTGGATAACAGGTGGGTTATTCCATACAACCCTTGGCtactaaaaaaatatgattgCCATATCAATGTTGAAGTTTGTTGTAGTATTAAGAGTGTCAAGTATTTGTACAAATATGTCTATAAGGGACCAGACAGAGTGACATTCCAAGTCCGACCAGAGGACAGTCAAGATGAAATAAGAAATTTTGTTGATGCAAGATGGGTTTGTGCACCAGAAGCTTTATGGAGGATATTCAAGTTTTTGATGAATCGAATATATCCATCGGTGCAAAGACTGCAAATTCATCTTCCAGATGGACATAGTGTTGTCTTTGATCCCAATGAGACAATAACAGACATTCTGGAAAATGCCAGAAACTCAATGACAATGCTTACCGAATTCTTTACAAAAAATCTATACTATGAAGCAGCGCGTCAGTACTTATACCGAGAGTTTCCAGAACGGTTCACGTGGGATGGAGGAAACAAGGCATGGGAAGCAAGGGGGACAAACCAAAAAGTAATTGGAAGAATATATACAGTGTCGCCTACAGAGGGAGAGAAGTTCTACTTGCGTGTGCTTCTTAATCATGTTAGAGGATCAATATCATTTGAGGATTTGAGGACAGTCGATGGCATCTTGCAACCAACGTTTAAGAAGGCAGCTGAACGACGGGGTTTGTtggaagatgatgatagtATTAGACAATGTCTACGTGAGGCCTCTAACATACGTATGCCTTCATCTTTAAGAAGGTTGTTTGTCACCATCTTAGTATTTTGCGACCCGCATGGGATACGAAGTTTGTGGCATGAATTTTATCCCTTCATGATAGAAGACTATCCTTCTTCAAGCACCACATGGAATGCACCCATGACAAATAAACTCTTAAAAGACTTGAACAGATTGTTGGTGCAGTATAGTAAGTCTGTTTCTAACTATGATTTGCCAGAAGTGACGGAAGATGGGGAGGAAGAGTTAGCACTGCCAGGGATGATAGAAGATGAGATGTCAGTTATTATACCACAAGAAGATCATGATGCGGTTCATCAATTAAATGAGGATCAAGCTCTTGCATTTAACTCGATAAAAACTGTTATCGAGGGTTGTGAAAATGCAATATTTTTTGTCGATGGTCCAGGAGGAACTGGAAAAACATACTTATATCGTGCATTGTTAGCAAACTTGAGAAGTAATCATCATATTGTGTTGGCAACTGCAACTTCAGGAATTGCGGCAACGATACTACCTGGTGGGAGGACGGCACACTCTCGGTTTAATATCCCTCTAAAACTTTATGCTGATTCTAGATGCAACATTAGTAAACAGTCTGATTTAGCAAAGTTGATAAGAAGATCATCGGCAGTTATTTTGGATGAAGCACCAATGTTGAACCGGTTTGCATTTGAAGCTCTAGACAAGACTTTTAAGGACATTACAGACTCAGATTTGTCATTTGGAGGAAAGGTTATGATTTTTGGTGGAGATTTTCGACAAGTTCTTCCTGTAGTCCCTAAGGGTACTAGGTGTCAGCTGGTGGAAGCAAGTTTAGTTAAAGCTTCATTTTGGAAGGATGTTAAGATTCTTCGTCTGAGACATAATATGAGATCCATCAATGATCCTGAGTTCTCAGATTTTTTACTTCAAGTGGGCAATGGAGAAACACAAACTATGCTTGAAGACATGATACAATTGCCTGCACCAATGGTCATACCATGGGAGGGTGAAGAGTCAATCAACCAATTGATTAATGAAGTATTTCCTGATTTGGATAGCCATGTAAATGACCCTTCTTATATGGTTGAAAGGGCAATAATAACTCCAAAGAATGATGATGTGGATGTACTCAACGAAATGATCATACAACGGGTTTCAGGACCACAACGCACCTTATACTCTTTTGACTCGGTGGAGGATGACACAAGAAATCTGTACCAACAGGAAttcttaaattcaatttcaCCTTCTGGTATGCCACCGCATCAATTGACTATTAAAAAAGGTGCTCCACTTATGCTTTTAAGAAATATTGACCCAAACATGGGGTTGTGCAATGGTACGAGATTAACTTGCCGTGGATTATATAATAACCTCATCGATGTAGAAATTATCGCTGGTCAATTTGCGGGTACAAGAGTTTTCTTACCGAGAATTGCTCTAAAGAGTAGAGAAGATTCTGGACTCCCTTTTGTGTTGATAAGGAAACAATTTCCTGTAAAGTTGAGTTTCGCCCTCACCATTAACAAATCACAAGGCCAAACAATACCGAATGTGGGTATTTATCTTCCAGACCATGTATTCAGTCATGGACAGTTATACGTGGCTTTATCAAGAGGAGTATCTAAGGCTACAACCAAAATTTTGGTTAGAAAAGGCTCATTAGAAGGCGAGGAAGGGGTTTTCACTGCAAATGTGGTGTATAAAGAGATATTGCTTCCTTCTGGATAA
- the LOC126792485 gene encoding uncharacterized protein LOC126792485: protein MMAYLQRRQILARRYAHYQAQRKESTKRHINKSVSLYSIGWRRTIYEKQKSISIRAPAWPMGISIKMNSHDLRKVILKEWNKKKEEHYQYENAHQELMSHSISYIRRTKRKVQRIRRKMQCMNTSFLDKFYMQRTVQNLSNNWSKAVAIKKLSNVLVFYVLLLVIGYNPCLMIGVALKTR from the exons ATGATGGCATACTTACAACGAAGACAAATTTTGGCAAGAAGATATGCACATTATCAAGCACAGAGGAAAGAGAGCACTAAAA GACACATAAACAAAAGTGTTTCGTTGTATTCAATCGGGTGGCGCAGGACAATATATGAAAAACAGAAATCTATCTCAATTCGTGCACCTGCTTGGCCAATGGGAATATCAATAAAGATGAACAGTCATGATCTTAGGAAAGTGATTTTGAAAGAATGgaacaagaagaaagaagagca TTATCAGTATGAAAATGCACATCAAGAGTTGATGTCTCATTCGATTTCTTACATTAGACGAACAAAGAGAAAAGTACAACGAATTAG GAGAAAAATGCAGTGTATGAATACATCTTTCCTCGATAAG TTCTACATGCAACGGACTGTTCAGAATTTAAGCAACAATTGGAGCAAGGCTGttgcaataaaaaaattgtcaaATGTGCTG GTTTTCTATGTGTTACTCTTGGTTATTGGATATAATCCATGTTTGATGATCGGAGTTGCGTTGAAGACTAGATGA